From Daucus carota subsp. sativus chromosome 6, DH1 v3.0, whole genome shotgun sequence:
CTAACACTCTCTCCTTTTTTGGAATATAAGTTGTTTTACTTTCTTACGCGTACACTAAGTTATATCTCTGCAAGCATAAAATCACTACTTTTTTTgcttatttttgaataaaaagatCAAACATATTTTTTGCTTTTCCTTATTTAAATATGAATCATACAATTTATgccaaaaatgaatattttagaaTTTATGATTTCAACTATTCTATCAAAGGACGAAGAATTGTTTGTAAAAAAGTTAGCCAACGTATGTTTCAAAACAGAAGAAGTAATGTTGTATTAACCAAGACCTAATTTATCTTACCAACAACAGTGTTCCAAAAATCCCCGGTTTagccgattaatccccgattaatcccctgcaaggtcaGCCACCGATTctatttttgaaatcccattaatccttatatatatttgttaatcaaagtatatatgataaattattaaaattataatattatattactttaaacatgaataattatagagtttatgaatatagtaaaatataatagttattaaatagctaatataatattaattaaatattaaataatattttaatccttacgattaatccccgatttccgattaatccccgatttctgattaatccttgaatcggtagctcgaccgattaggtccgattcccgatttttgTAACATTGCCAACAAACGATTTAACCAAAAAATTAAGATGTTTATTGTACTCTACGTTTGTCTGTTAAAAAAGTCAATATAACAAATTTCCAAATATTTCAAACAACTCATTTTGTTTCATATGTTTAGATATCTCATTACTGTCAATAGCAAAGTAACGACCCTTTCGACGACATTGTAGATGATGTCCTTTACCATGCAAAACTTTTATGTTTCCCACTTAAATCCCCTAACTTTTTGATTAACAGGAATCATGCAGTCATATGTCTGTTCCTTTCTCAAGTTATAATGGTTTCTGAGATAATAAACTACGTGAACATTATATTCATTTACACGAGCATGAACATAACATATTATTACAATAAGTAGAGTCTAACACTGAAcatctaaatttattttcctaataGATCATAATCTTCTATGCCTGAGTCAATCATGGGttgacattttttttgaaatcatgAAACTGAACACGTAACTGAACCTTTTGATTCTGAATTTCATCTCCCTGTTCCTTCAGATCTCGCAGTTTTGCTTTCAATGATTCCGAATTGTTCTCCAAGTCCTTTATCATTTGATCACATGCTTCATTGTACTTCTTTGAATGCCCTTGCACCGATGTGTAAATGTCGTCCAAGTATCTGTGAACATCTGTAGCATATGTAGTTGGTAGGTTTTCACGTACCTCTGACGTTTCTCCCACTCTTGCTCTTTTGTTCCCTTTCATCAAATCAACAATAGCCTTGTAAAAAAGAAGACATAAAAATAAACAAGGATCTTTGTATGGTAATATCAAGTGCAACTAATACGACATTAAAAGTCACCTGTATTGTTCATTGATGCCCATTGCTTGAGAAATGAGTTCAGAATGTTTTTCACTCATGGTTTTGTAGTACTTTGCAAAATCTTCGTTTGCAGTTTGAATCTCATTCACCAAATTTGCCGAATTCAGAACCAAAGCATGAGTTTCGTCTACAACATTATCTCTGATTTCGTTGCATCTCTTCCTTTTAGCAGTTCTTGACTCCATGGTTTTGAAAGTATATCTTTGCTTTTCGAATTATTTACTTTTGTCTGCCTTCTTGGTGCTGTATATATAGAAGACAGAGCAGTTACGTTTGAAGCAGTTATCAGCGGTTAACATGCACAATTGTAAAACCGTGGGCAGAGTATTACGGAAAAGATGTAACTACTCGCGCTTTTGTTTTGAATATAACAATTCAGATATAAAAAACTAAATCCTGAACTTTTTgcattgttttgatatttttttagaattaattataccacaaataatgtaaaaaatgtTAAGAGAAACGAATTTTGTTACATTTTATTCTTAAACAAGGCATTGTTTATAAAGAATTGTCTCATTTTGattgttttgttgatttttgGTTGTGTAATTTGCTTCCCTGCCAAATGAATAGaccatttaaaattttgttaattaacCACATAAAGACAATAAGGAATGCCAAATAAAAATAATCCCACTGTCCCTTTTTATTTGTGATGTATCTATTTTTGTGTAGGAAATTGACTATTTTGTGGTCaaagttgttttttttatatatttaaattattgaaaaatatatgttaaactagattaaaataatttcctGCTTTTGTTTTGAATATAACAATTCAGATATAAAAAACTAAATCCTGAACTTTTTgcattgttttgatatttttttagaattaattataccacaaataatgtaaaaaatgtTAAGAGAAACGAATTTTGTTACATTTTGTTCTTAAACAAGGCATTTGTTTATAAAGAATTGTCTCATTTTGattgttttgttgatttttgGTTGTGTAATTTGCTTCCCTGCCAAATGAATAGaccatttaaaattttgttaattaacCACATAAAGACAATAAGGAATGCCAAATAAAAATAATCCCACTGTCCCTTATTATTTGTGACGTATCTATTTCTGTGTAGGAAATTGACTATTTTGTGGTCAAaagttgtttttttatatatttaaattattgaaaaatatatgttaaactagattaaaataatttcctgcttagatatttattttgtttgcaCTTGATTAAAGATTCAAGAATCTAGGTCTTTTTTTGGTCTATTTGACAAggtcaaataaaaatttgataaataagaaaggaAAGAGGGAGTaagttttatttaatataaaagaagTCACCATTTGCAATTCCTATAGTAATATATTCATCTTATATcattcaattattaaattttgacatTTTGTATGTTGTGTTAaaatgaatcaaaaaataaGATGGAATTGCAATCAtcacatatattaatttttttttttgaacagagtcacatatattaattttaatttgatttaatcTGGGAATGAAGATATTCCAATTTAATGTATAATTTCTCCGAATTTTTTTGGTTGTGTAATTTGGTTCCCTGCATATTAAAtagacaatttaaaatttggttaatTAACCACATAAAGACAATAAGGTAtggcaaataaaaataatcccactgtccctttttagttgtgaCGTATCTATTTTTGTGTAGGAAATTGACTATTTTGTGGACAGAGATTttcctttttttatatatatatttaaatcatttaaaaatatatgttaaagtagattaaaaaatATCCcgcttagattttttttttttgcacttGATTGAAGATTCAAAAATTTTTCGAATGAAGATATTCCAATTTAATCTAATTACAATCTGTCGAATCTTTATAGTTCTGTAAGAAATCTAAacgaagattgcacatcatgtATTAACATATTAAACTGAAATATTCTATCATAACAATCTAAAAGATAAACACATCATCAACTAATAGATGCATCATAATGACTTTTTGCTCGTATTGTTCGGTGCAAAAAAAAGTATCTCTACAcgttattttataaattttctttttttgaatcaaaatatagatttcaaacttttattcaaaaaaatgaatttttgaaaataagacgtagaattatattttttgtacacctgaaattacgtgcacaaagtcaaattGACTACTCCTttggttttgaaatataggtcgcttaactttttgacacgtatttgtCCGTCTTTTGACCGcacacttaaaattattatttttaaaatttttttattttgaacaaTTATATCAAGcagatatttttattaaaaaagagaAGATTTCGAAAATAATGTTTTTTAGCATGCGGTCAAAAGATTGGGAAACaggtgcaaaaaatcaaaagatttatatttcaaaatagacGGAGTATTATTTAGGAACGGAGGTAGTAATAAACATCTGTATAAGGCAATTTGACCATTTGCGGGTAATGGGTGGTAGGCTCGCTTCACCTTTCCAGGTTTTAAATCGTTTCTTTAAGCAATATCTGACTAAGAGGATTAgggtttttcaaatttatttgtcGCTCTCAATCAATTCCGAACTCAAATTGGGGATAATCATTTCAACCATGGCTCCATTTCTGAATTCTCTCACATCATCAACTAATAGATGCAGCATAGATGTTCGGATCCTCTCTTTATGGCAATCTATCAAAGATGAAGTTTCAACGGGACCAGTGGGGTTAAACATGAAATTGTTAGATGAGAACGTAAGTTCTGATATATATACTTTGTTTTCACTTTATAATTATGTGTGATCGTAATATCTTTAAGTAGTTAACTTTGTTCATCCTTTTGGTTCAGGGAACTTCAATTGAAGCTTATATAAACCCTAGGATTGTGGGTAGATTCCATCCTTTACTACACCAAAGTGAGATGTATTCGTTATTCAATTTCTCTGTAGTTCTGTTCAGTCACGACATTACTCATCGTGTGTCAAAGAATTCCTATTATATCCTCTTCCACGAACACCCTGAAGTAAAGGCACTTGGTCCTAATGATAAAGCAATTCCGAAGtattgttttgattttgtttttttaaaagatgttCGACATATCAAGCACGATAACAACATTCTAATTGGTACATTTCATTtaggcaaataattaaatatatctttGGACTTTTGTTAATTGCTAATAATATCTTAATCTCAATGTTTTTTAGATATAGTTGGCCTTATTGGTTGTGTAGAACTTCCCTCTATTGTTATTAATAATGAAGGTGTGGAAGAAAAGTTTGTCGAGTTCGGGATTACTGATGGCATGTTAGTACATTATTATTTGGGATGctcaaataatttttgattatatatatatatgtgtagatAATGATACTTTTCTGGCCAAACGACTAATACATATGTTGTAGGGAAATTTTTCAAGTGACTCTTTGGGATGCAATATGTGAACAGTTTCTTAAATTCATGTCTGGGATAAATGATGAATTGGCTGTCATTGTACTTCAAAGTTGCAAACTTACTGTCGACTGTGGTAAActattgaattatttttattcaaatccTATATGAACCAATTGTAAATCTCAAAATTAGCTTGCTATTTATTCTGGATAGCTTTCTTAAAATCCTTTTGGTATTCAACATTTCACATGTAGGTGTTTGCTCATTCACCAATCATCCGGCTACTAGGTTTGATATAACCACTGAAACTACTATTGTGCAACACTTGGCCAATAAGTAAGTTCAATACTCTTAAATGTATTAACCATTGTAAATGTGTTAAGTTTGTTATAAGATGACACaagttattttaattatgtaGGATGTTCTCTCTAGAACAGTCCAAACCTGTGAAGTTATACAATCCATATTATGTCGCCGACTTGATAGATATCAATCGTAGAGAAATCCAGGTATATATAACAAATTGCAATATGTTATTGACAATTATTTAACTATTCATTATATCATACCTaaccattttatttttaaaaagtgcCGAGTTGTTTGTCGGATGACGGTAAAGAACATAGATGAACATGAGGAATggtatatatgtatttgttcTGAATGTGGTTTAGAATTTGAAGAAAATGCGGGATCTAACAAGTGTCCACACTGTAAGGTAAAAATTGTCATGGCTGATAAAAGGTAAATTTCAATCGAGAGCTctgttttttgaattttcttcttTGGTTGTTCTAACTTGGTCTGACATGTGAATGTGACATAACCAGGTATCGTTTAATTGCTCAAGCTTTTGACAAAAGTGCGGAGTTATATATTTTGCTTGGTGATAATGCAGTAGAGAAACTGCTTGGGAAAACTGTGTTTGAAATTCAACTggtattaaatatttttcttatgcAATTTATACAACAAGCAATATTACCGTGCTTATTTTTGTCATGGGAAAATAATATCTTCCAGCACTTAACTTTAGAAGCTCGCATCCTATTATCATTGAAGGACATTGTTAACACAGAGTTCTTCCTTGAAATTGATCTTCCAAGTTGTGCAAATCATAATGGAAATCCTCTTTTCCACGTTAGAGAAATTCTATCCATCTTGAAGGTTCAGCCTACTATTATATCAATCTAAGCACATGTATTAACTAAACACAAATTCTTATGAATATTTTCCTTTCAGGTTGGCGGCAGCAGAAATGCAGTTGAAAAGTTAATTGTGCTTTCAGATTCTGATGCTTGAAGAATGTCAAACCTTCAACAAAACCTTGCGATTTGATTGTTTATGCTAAATGCTAATTATGATATTTGTTAATTACATGTTTTTATCGTATGTAccgttaaattattttttgttattttccaATCTCTACCTGTCTACATACATTATAATgctacatttaaaaaaaaacctttttattttcttcaattaatttgaataaaaaaaagtttttacAAAATGAGTACATAAAAAGTAGCAGTCAGTAATAACTATGATCTACTAGGGTCTTGAACAATATGTCACTATGCGAAGTTTTTTTTAACGAAAGTAGAATGTTACAGAGTAATATAGATGTGTGTTTGTTTTTTTGGTTTTAACTAtggatattataaatattaccattgtacatttttttaatatattaattccaAATCTGCATTCATAAAATATGTTTCATATATTATTGTTCTCCCATTTgataatgtaaaaaattgtaataaatGTTATCCAGttcaaattttagaaaatcATCTAGCGACCTTTCttttaattgtaaaaaaaaCTTGAATTTCTCAATAGAGAAAGGTTCAAATCAATGATTAGACTTGCATCTACCCAAGCTGTCTCTTTCTTCCAGTATATGTACGAAAAGTTTTTCCATTTTCAAAAAACATTATTGAGCCCCCAACCACTCTCTCCTACCAAAACATTTATCATCTCAGTCTTAACATTACGAGCAAGGCAGCAACAATGGCGATCGAGAAATATGATTCCCTTACATCCACAGATCCAGACAACTATAACTGGAAAGTGAAGGTAAGAATTTCAAGGAAGTGGGAAAGTATTCAGAAGAACACCACTAATGTCAAGGGTTGGAATATCATACTGGTTGATGATCAGGTACATTTTTTGACAAGTTTCACTCTTTTTAAAAGATTTGTCCAATAATCTATTCATTTATAGCGTCTGTGCTTAAATTACTGTAGAACACCCGGTAACATGCTTTCATCGGAGAAGctcatttgaaaaaatttgacgGTTCGCTGGAGGAAGGAGAAATCTACGTTATTCAGAATTTTAGCGTCAAACCTTACACTGAGAAGGAGAAGCATATGTGCTTCAAAGATGATACACATATTTACTTTTCCTCCTACACCCAAGAATTCAAGTATCCAGGCTCTGATAATCTAATACCTGCGAATGTGTTTGGATTCTATGATATTTCTGAATTATTGCCAATAGTCAACCAGAATACGTTCCTGATAGGTAATTCCTCTATGATTCatgatatatttgttattaCATGTATCTCATGAAGTTTTAAGGTTgccaatattattttttcctcaaaagaatatttatcttttttatcaTTTTGTTAGACGTTGTTGGTGTTGTTCAAAACGTTGAATTTCCCAGGCATTTCGTAAACAAAAATAACGAAGAGCAGTCTTATGTCAAATTTGATCTCACTGATGGAAGGtagtttatttatattcttttgcaTGTATCTTTTTCCATataatttatacttatatttcctCGAACTTAGTTTGTTAAAGCTATTATGTTAAGGTTACTCTGTGGGATAGTTTTGGTCATACATTTTACGATGATTACAAGGAGATCAAAGATGATACAGTTGTTCTGATCCTTTCTAGCGTGAAAGCTAACATTTGGGAAAGTAAGATTCCTTATAATATAAAGCTAGATATAAACCGTTGAGAAATTATATTACATTCTATGACCATAATATTTCATTGAAATGCGGTTACAGAGATACTGAGTTTGTCTAACTATCCTGCAACGCGTTATTTCTTCAACTACTCTCACCATAGTGTTAACATGCTTCATGCCAGGTATTCCACaggaatttatttttaatttggtataatttatcttaattataactaattacgacatgtatttttaatattgcaCTTTGTATACAGTTTCAAACAATCTGGATTTCGTACAACACAAATGGAGATGGCTAGATTTGAACCTGACCCCAACATGTCTGTTGCAGAAATTAAAAGCCTAATTCCTGAAACAGAAGAGGTTTTAACTTTAATCTCATAATTCCATGTTCAAAATATGTAATGCTATGTTGTCCATAAAAATGtgaaatgaaattttataaCGGTAGCttggttaattaattttgtgtaGATGAAAGTTGTTTGCGAGGTAACCATAAATCGAATCACCAATCAGGATTTATGGTTTTATCACATTTGCTGTGGATGTTCATCtgatattgaaaaataaaatgggAAGTTTAAATGTGATCATTGTAACAAGATTGAGCCATATCCTAATACAAGGTTCAACCACTTTCTTAAAATTACCATGTCACAGCACACGCGTATTTTGTTCATTTCGTCTCAAATGCAATCTCCTAACAATTTTTAAATGcctatatatttttgaaatagatTCCGAGTATGCGTGTTAGCTTCTGACCATACTGGTACAATTGGAATTATTCTCTATGATAGAGAAGTTCGCAGAGTTATTGGTGAATCTGTTTTTGAACTACAGTGCAAGCAAATGCAAGTACGTCCATCTTCTTTTGTATGgcatatattttcattattaaCAGCTTTGTTTAGGTATAGTATGCAATATAAGTTAAATATTAACAACAATCTTACCAAGCAGGAAGGAAATGATGGGAAGTTTCCAGCAATTCTTCTTTCTTTGGAGAAATTGTCTTGCAAATTAACCCTATCTCTTAAAAGGTCTCAATCTCAgaagaaaacaaatatatttcatGCATCTGACTTGAGTATTTCACCAAAGAATGAATGTATTTCTCCCATTTCTGACGGTGATACATACATTAGAGAATAACCATCAATAACAGAGGTACTATATCATGATAATATAATAGCAGCACTACAACATGTTCTTCAATTACTTAATGTTCTGTTTGGATTTCAGGGCGGCTTAACTCAGACATCCAAACATCTTGGTAAAAGCACTCCGGACACGCTCAAATCTACTAACAGGACCAAGGGAAAGAAGAAATTATTGAAGAATGTTCGTAAGGTTAATCTTGCGGCTGATGCAGATGAGGACGAGGAAATTCCACTAGGTATGTGGACTACACAAACGGATCCTGAATGAAGGAATAAGTGCTCAGGTACCCTGTTTTCTATCTAAGTTTGTTAAGTATCAATGTTTGTAGTAAGGCACAATGATAATACCTTTTTTAAATGACTTTTGTTGTAATACGTTTGGAAACTTAATGTCGCCtaagtatgtttggtttgaattTATCATTCCTGTGACAAGATTGTAACATAACTTCTCACCCCTATTTTTACTACCAATTAGATTGTTTCGTTACATATCTTTTCCTACATAGATCATAATATCTATCATGAAGTTGGTTGGTACACTAATACAGTATTATGAAATTACAGagtaaggggtcatttgttaacaaGTGAATGACACCTGATGTGCTGAACGACTCATCTATTGTTGATTaagattgtttgttaatttcCTTTTTAGCTGGACGATGCCAAAAAGTTCCTGGACGAGCCGTGCTAAAAAATATACCCCTCTCGTTCAGATTGTGACCTAATACTCAGATGTGACCTGATATTAGCttataactttttaaaaattaatcaatacATTTAATTGTTTcatcttttattatattattaccgCTTATTATAGTTTGCATCATTTTTTGTCAATAATTatactattaaatattaaattaatatataattataaaaaatcaaaataataaaaagtacaTATAACTATTAGTAATGTCGATATTATTGATAacggaatatttttaaaatcctaaaatatattaacactTTTATTTCTacgtgtaattttattttttatgtaattaatatttatattcaaatattcttcttataaaatcaaatatgtaTTTCCTTATCTACAATAAttagtatatgtatataattaatcaaattaaaaaataatatatataaataatcgtTTTTTTAagatcttaaaaattaaaattttaatattatattattattaaatcttgatattattttattttatttttgaagtagatattcattttattattcGTTCATGTGTAATTGTGATTGTTGAACCTACGACTATGCTCTAACTggacaaaaaattaatataaaataaaatatgtcatACATAATAATGAATAAATCATATGTGTCTTATCAAACTCATGAATTTTGTCATTCAGATAATATAGATAACAAACAACAATTTTTATTCACCATCCAGATTATTTCATTCATTCAGATTTCAATCATCGAGAAAAAATGgtccagatttaacaaatgacccctaaacATAGACTGTATCATCAACCTGTTTACTGATGTTAAGAACAAATATGTGCCTAACAGTGATGAAGATTTCATTTTGTGTATAAGATATCTAATCAATATCTATTTCATTTCAATTGAAATATATGTAACATAATCTATTATAACAAATACCTTGCAATTTATATGACAGAGGTTTTACCAAGAAGAATTTAAGTAGCATTAGTTTAGCAATAAAAGCAGAAAATTAAGCAAACATTTTCAAGCCATGAAATTAAACATTTACACATACTTTAATTAGAATCATCTGAATGGGACTAATCATTTTCAGGATCATAACCATACAGGACACTCCTGAATTCATTTACTTGCATTTTGAGCAGAACTTTGTTCCTGGCAACCATCTTAGCTTGCTCCTTCTAATTATCTGACTTTTCCCCCCACACTTTAACTGTTTCGTTGAAATTATTAATCATGTTATCCACCGCCTTCTTTGTTTTAGCACTGTGCTTCTCAAGCGAACTTTCAGTATCATCCAAGAATCTGTCCGTATTGATAGAATAGCTAACTAGCAAGGATTGAAATGCAGTTGATATTCCTCCAATTATAGGTTTCTTCCTTTTCGCAACAAGATCAACAACGCTCCTGCGAATATAAATTTGTCTCAACTCATGACCATATTATTATGTAAACTATTAACTACTAATAAAACATATTGCTTTACCCGTATTTTTCGTTAATTCCAACAACCTGAGTAATCAAGTTAGATTGTCGCTTCTCCATATTTTTGAACATGCTAATGAATTCTTCATTTGCTGCTTCGATCTCGGTAACAAAATCACTTGAAGCAATTACCAAATTATAGATTTCATCGACCACGTTTTCCTTCATATCCTGAAATCTCTTCCTCTTTCCTAACTGTGGTGAAGACATATTTCTCAAGGcacatatatgttattaattttcataattagttggatatatatatatatataaaccgaAGCGCTTTGTAAACTGACCAAAACTCGTTGTAACTGCATGCCTTTTGGTTTTTGTAACTGTTTGGTTGCAGTTGATAATTGATAcgcaatcaatttaatatttttcagttttatatGGTTAAATGTAATGGATTGATTATAATAAAGTTGAACATATCTTCTTAACGGTTTTTAACCTTTTGTGAATATGGCTCACACATGATGCATGGTTGTGTTCTGCCAAAAGCAAAATCAAAAGAATATCGAATTTTGGTTCAAGTACGAATAAACATGAAAACACTCTTGCCAAATTATAGGCTTTATcatacttataaaatttataaattttttttgctaattttatGAATAATACTGATGAGcgttgaaaggcatatgttcagcctatttgtatttgaagaggtacaactcaactcagataagaaagttcagtaaatagcaagtcatcggaatccgtacgaagaacgtcacatgatttatgggaattatatgtcagataaattccaggatgctgctgcacaccactgaaagaagttcattaatatgttcaagcctcagtgcacaaataatcttttgtggcacgtccaggagttcagaagatataaagtttctatactttattttatcagaagattccatttaatgaagatgtacttacaagacgaagactcgacgaacaaatcaatttcttaatgtttatttgacaaagaatatttgatttaactagatacagatgaaccagacagtacatctgtgtatcagttattcaaattaaatatttgaagtcaagcagatttgatggttcgttcgttcgacagatcaagacgaagttattaatgtttaaagaagacaggaagctgttttactgaagaatgggtgattaaatatttaatagattattatttcacttctcaaataattatattaattatgtaatttatttgttaaattaattcactctcgaattaatttaatttatgaatttatatggttaaattaattaagtggataattttctatttaatatattcaacAATTCATCCAAATctgctcagcaagacaatctgtattgtcttaccgatttccTGCTAAAGGAAATgagtggcagcaagacaattaaaattgtcttgccgaagggtGTTGGTCTTCTGCCAAGGCATTTGTTTTTGTCTGATCGATTGTGtgagtctgcaagacaatcactttgtcttaccgaaggtctgtggcttccaagacaattaggCTTTGTCTGACCGAGATAAATTGCCTTCAAGACAATGTCTGTGGCTTcccagacaatcttggattgtctgaccgaatgaagcttccaagacaatccttgattgtctggccgaaaggTTCCTGCAGACAATtccaattgtcctaccgaagttctggattgtcttgctagctataaaattgtctttctgctgtgtcttgtgcttgcaaggcaatctaaaattgtcttgcccttgccactttgtctttgctactcacaattgtcttgtctttcaattgtcttacaagtacaaatgctttgcctataaatatggctcagtattcttcatttcaagtgttcatcactttgtaaatcaaagcatttgtaaagctttcaagttgttcgtaacttgcttgatcgttatatccacagttttctgtgctttgataacccggttgttttaatcactaaatctagaatataccctgtcgaatttattctacgaactttagtggacattaaaactgaaccattttaattatataacgacttcaaacattgttatattaattaatcataaatctgattagcaagttatattcaatcagattcacttccgcgattattttgtaacgattgtattcaacccccccttctacaatcatatctggacctaacaattggcatcagagcggttgataccattttccgtatcagatcctatacacactctgtaacgtccaaatattttttattcgaattaattttattccaaaaattaattttgatttaaaatatttttctttcaaaaatccaaatctcatccaaacactattcacttcaaatccttaaacatgagtacacaaaagatcagtagcattaaaatcccaccgttcagcaaggaacactttggcctatggaagaggcacatgttcctattcctccgcactgcgaacagaaaatacatcgggattttggacaaaagtgttactactccgatgaatgtcatattagcacacgaagaggatggtgtgttaatacctcatcagatcattccgaaagaactttctgagtacacagatgaagagagtgaacagatgaatttagatgatgctcttcaactaattttggttga
This genomic window contains:
- the LOC108192704 gene encoding uncharacterized protein LOC108192704 isoform X6, producing the protein MAPFLNSLTSSTNRCSIDVRILSLWQSIKDEVSTGPVGLNMKLLDENGTSIEAYINPRIVGRFHPLLHQSEMYSLFNFSVVLFSHDITHRVSKNSYYILFHEHPEVKALGPNDKAIPKYCFDFVFLKDVRHIKHDNNILIDIVGLIGCVELPSIVINNEGVEEKFVEFGITDGMEIFQVTLWDAICEQFLKFMSGINDELAVIVLQSCKLTVDCGVCSFTNHPATRFDITTETTIVQHLANKMFSLEQSKPVKLYNPYYVADLIDINRREIQCRVVCRMTVKNIDEHEEWYICICSECGLEFEENAGSNKCPHCKVKIVMADKRYRLIAQAFDKSAELYILLGDNAVEKLLGKTVFEIQLKLASYYH
- the LOC108192704 gene encoding uncharacterized protein LOC108192704 isoform X3 translates to MAPFLNSLTSSTNRCSIDVRILSLWQSIKDEVSTGPVGLNMKLLDENGTSIEAYINPRIVGRFHPLLHQSEMYSLFNFSVVLFSHDITHRVSKNSYYILFHEHPEVKALGPNDKAIPKYCFDFVFLKDVRHIKHDNNILIDIVGLIGCVELPSIVINNEGVEEKFVEFGITDGMEIFQVTLWDAICEQFLKFMSGINDELAVIVLQSCKLTVDCGVCSFTNHPATRFDITTETTIVQHLANKMFSLEQSKPVKLYNPYYVADLIDINRREIQCRVVCRMTVKNIDEHEEWYICICSECGLEFEENAGSNKCPHCKVKIVMADKRYRLIAQAFDKSAELYILLGDNAVEKLLGKTVFEIQLDIVNTEFFLEIDLPSCANHNGNPLFHVREILSILKVGGSRNAVEKLIVLSDSDA
- the LOC108192704 gene encoding uncharacterized protein LOC108192704 isoform X5, with translation MAPFLNSLTSSTNRCSIDVRILSLWQSIKDEVSTGPVGLNMKLLDENGTSIEAYINPRIVGRFHPLLHQNIVGLIGCVELPSIVINNEGVEEKFVEFGITDGMEIFQVTLWDAICEQFLKFMSGINDELAVIVLQSCKLTVDCGVCSFTNHPATRFDITTETTIVQHLANKMFSLEQSKPVKLYNPYYVADLIDINRREIQCRVVCRMTVKNIDEHEEWYICICSECGLEFEENAGSNKCPHCKVKIVMADKRYRLIAQAFDKSAELYILLGDNAVEKLLGKTVFEIQLVLNIFLMQFIQQAILPCLFLSWENNIFQHLTLEARILLSLKDIVNTEFFLEIDLPSCANHNGNPLFHVREILSILKVGGSRNAVEKLIVLSDSDA